GGCGATTGAACTTAGTCAATTTGACATCGAGTACCATCCCAGAACGACAATCAAGGCGCAAGCTCTGGCggacttcatcgcagagttcacCCTTCCAGACGAAGATAGCCTTACTAACGGAGTTGATAGATGGACGATACAAACtgatggttcgtcagcccagaggagggggggggggagtagGGGTTGTCATAACCACCCCCGATGGAGAGGTGCTGAAATATGGGGTCCAACTAAAATTTCCGgctaccaacaatgaagctgaaTACGAGGGGATACTGACGGGATTGAGGCTTGGAAAGGCACTTGGAGCTAAGAACCTGTTAATCCAAAATGATTTGAAGCTAGTGATCGGGCAGATCAGAGGGGAGTACGAAGCGAAGGAATAAAGGATGCAGAAGTACCTCAGGCTGACAAAACATCTAACTCGGGAGTTCGATACAGTGGAGTTTGTGTAGATCCCAAGAAGTTAGAATATGGGAGCAGACGAAGTCTTGAAACTAGCGTTATTAGAAAAAGGGGAGATTAGCATGGATTTAGCGTTGGAGGTCCAGAAACACCCCAGCATTGAAGAGGTCCCAACATTTACCATCCAGAGCGCAAACAGCTGGATGACACCCATAATGTCCTTCCTCCAAGACAGGCACCTCCCTCAGAACACAGAAGAAGCTAAAAAGGTCAAGAAGAGGGCAGCCAGGTTCACGATCCTTAATGACGCCTTATACAAGAAAGGCTTCTCTATGCCTTACTTGAAGTGTGTCGACGAAGAAGAAGCTAGATACATACTGGAAGAAATCCATGGAGGAATTTGCGGCGACCACGCTGGCCCCAGATCCCTGGTGAACAAGGTAGTATGAACAGGATATTTCTGGCCAACTATGCAGGCGGACGCTGTTGAGATCGTCAAGAGGTGCGACAAGTGCCAGCGATACGGGAATGTGCAACGGCTTCCAGTAGAGAGATTGACGACTATAGCCTccccgtggccatttgcacaatgggggatCGACATCGTCGGCCCACtaccccaaggtaaaggtcatGTAAAGTTCCTACTTGTTgctattgattacttcacaaaatgggttgaagcagaggcCCTAGCAACGATCACCGAGGCAAGAATTCAGAGCTTTGTGTGGAAGAGTATAATCTAcaggttcgggattcccttgatgatcatatcagataatgggaggcagttcgacagccAAGGTTTCAGAGACTTCTGTTCAAACCTTGGAATTAAGAATCAGTTCTCGTCCCCGGGGCATCCCCAGGGAAACGGACAGACGGAAGTGACGAATCGAacgctgctcaagattatcaaaaccAAGCTGGATGACGCGAAGGGTGCCTGGCCAGAAGAATTACCTAATGTCCTGTGGGCATACAGAACCTACAGCAAGAACCCCAACAGGAGAGACccccttcaggcttacctatggcacAGAAGCAGTAATCCCAGTCGAAGTGGGGGTAACAAGCGTCAGACGAGGGACGTTCAACGAAGGGTGCAATGACGATGAACTGCGACTCAACTTGGACTGTCTGGACGAAGTAAGAGACAACGCATCCAGCAAGATGATGAAGTACCAGCTGAAGATGGCCGAATACTACAATAAGAGGGTTAAACTCAGGCAACTGGACATAGGAGACCTCGTCCTGCGCAAGACCACCACagcaactaaagaccctaccCAAGGAAAGCTGGGTCCCACACTACTCAAGACAAGGCAGTTACCACTTGGAAACCATGGACAGACAAAGACTccctcgaccatggaacattgagcatttaAAAAGTACCACCAGTAGATGTAATAGACGGATATGTTCATTCTTGAagttaataaaagaattattcctCTCATGTCTTTGTGTAAGCAGGTCTAGTCAATCGTAAGGCATATAAaagctaagtaacaagattccaccttgacggatgtaagttactgacgatccCTCCAACGGATATGGGGCATATAAaagctaagtaacaagattccgccgtgacggatgtaagttactgacgataCCTCCAACGGGTATAAGACATAaaaactaagtaacaagattccgccttgacggatgtaagttactgatgaCACCTCCAACGGGTATAAGGCCTATAAAAgctaagtgataaaattccgCCAAGACgaatgtaaatcactgacgaagcctgagtgacaagattccttaaatggatgtaggtcaccaaaaaatggctaagtgataagattccgctttgacggatgtaagtcACTAACGAAGCCATAAACGCAACAAATGTCCCTTGAATGAATATAAGTCAAGTAAGAAGACCCCGCCTCGACGGGAACAAACCATTGACGCAGGCACAATCCCTTAGCAGGTGCAAGTGACAAGACACCGCTTGACGAATTCAGGCCACTAAAGAATctacaaaaaagaagaggaggaaaagaaaagggacaAGAACCTTGCAACAAGTCAAAACAACACTCAGGCTGTATCCAAGCCCATCTAAATGATCGTGAGTAAATAGCAGATCAATGACGAATAGAGAGATCGCAGCCAAAAATCCATGTTCAAGTGCAAAATATGGACGAATGTAAAATAACTCAAACATCTGACAAACAAGTAAGTATGCGCAATTAAAAACCCATAAATGCTGGGCCACAAGCATTGTCTTCAAAATGAGATAACAAATAATTGTTCTAGaattagatttacaaaaaaaaaaaaaaaaaggcccaaaacatgACGGGCatccacaaaaaaagaaaaatttttttttctaagtaacCAAGTTAGGCATTAGCAGCAAAATCTTCAACGGCCGGGGCATCGGTAGTAGTCCCAGGGGCATTACCTTCTGGAGCGGAGGATTGAGCAGCTTCGTCCATCGCCATCTCCTTATCAACCTCCTTCAGGTCTAGACTCTCCATGTCAACCCCAGTAAGATGTTTGACCAGATATCTCCTGAGAAGCTCGAAGCCTTTGAAGTACCAACTAAAAAGTACTGTGTTGTACTCGTCAGTGGTCTGGAAGGCCTCAACTGATCTGGCAGCAATTGTTTTAAGCTTCTCCTTGGCAGAAAGGAGCTGCTCGTCCTTCTCCAGAGTCAATTGGCGCTCTGCTCTAAGGTCGTCATCTAGGGTCTTGACCTTTGCCTTTAAAGAGGTAGTCTCGTCCATAGAAACGATCAAATTCTTCTTCAGCTCAGAATTCTCCCTTTCCAAGGTCTCCATCCAAGATGTTAGGGACGCCACTTTGGCCTCCTGAGTGAAATACTCAGAGGTAATATGAAGGCTCTCCCCCAACACCTGGGAAGAAGTTCTTAAGTcgtcaataaaaaataaaaaaataaaaaaaaaaagggaaaagggaaCACCATACCTGAACCAGCCTATGGACATGACGAGACGCGACCTCGTTAAGTGACATATCAGAGAAGGCCCTCAAGTCTGCTGGAGTGACAACCTCATGAGCCCTATCCACATCCAGCCTCTCGTCGTCCCATATTGTGGACGATCGGGAATCaaccttctccttctccttatTAGTCACGCGTGGCCTTTTGGAGCCTGGAGTAGGAATCTCCTCTATCGACGTGGTTGGAGAAGCCGTCCTCGTCGTTTCAGTTGCAGAAACTATGGGAGTGATTGAGCAGGGGGGATTGACGGAAGGGCCCTTCCCGGTTACGCGCACTGCCTTCTTCCTTAGGTTTGACAGCGGCTCGTCCTTCTTGGATCTCATCTTCGCGTACATATCCTTGTTTAACTTAGTCGTCATTTCTGCAAGAGGAAAACACTTAGCAAAAAACCCAAAGTATACGTGAGAAAAGTCAACATTGACGATGACagtacttacttttttttccttcaataccAATGTTACGAAGAACGTAATGAGACGGGTCAGGTCCAAGGTTGTAGAAGGCAAGGGTCCGTGGATCAACCGGATCATCCCAACTCTCAATCGTCTCTACGTATCCGATTGCGGTTTCTATGCGCTCCTTATGCCTGCTCTTAAGTTTAGGTCGTCTCTTAACTGTGCCAAATAGAAGATAAAGGAGTTAGTGATAATAAAGCATCAAAAGTGGCAAAACTAAAATGATGGGGAGAAATACTGACGCACCTAAAgtcggggttccccaccgaTGAAGCAACCTCGAGATATCGCCCCAATCACTGCTGGATTGAGTCTCGAAATCATCTCCggacacaaagaaaaatcacGACTTCCAATATCTGAAGGACGAAGGTAAACCCTTGACAATCCTTGTTCTTCTCTCCCAAGGAACTAACTCATAATACCCACACTCCTTCAACTCTTTCAAACGATATAGATAGGTGAGTTCACCTACTTTGATCATGTCCCCGTTAGAGGCCAACCATATTTGCATACAGTTGATCACAATCCTCCACGAGTTGGGCATGAGCTGCCCCGGAGCAATACCAAAATGGGCCAGGAGTTCCATCAGGAACGGGTGGACGGGGAGCCTAAGCCCGCAGGTAAAGGTCGACTCATAAAAACATACTTCACCTGGAAAAAAGTGACAGGCCCTATCCTGGATGGGTAGACGAACACGAACTCGCACTGGAAACTGGAGCCTATCCTTGAATCTACTCACAGTTTCGGCATCTAAACCACACACCTCCCTAAGGgcataaaaagccctaacctctCGAGGAGCAGAGACGGCTGTGTCCCCCTCCACCGGATCGCCATTAGACGACAACCCAGTCTCGAGATCACTAGACCTAACCTCAAACATcacctctctccctctcactaAACCTTTGAACCAACTGAGCAATTGGCAAAGCAAAGGCAGCAAATCGCCCAAAATAATACCCAAGCAGTTaccctcaaaaacaaaattttctaagtgtggGAAAACACCCAAAGACCCCCCTAGGCgtgcaaaaagaaaggaaattgaGGGGCAAGCTATCCTAACCTCAGAACTATTAACCATGGAAATACAAAAAAAGGGACAAAGGAGGACAACACAAGCTGAAtccccaagaaaatcaaagaccaacaaaagcaaaggaagaaaagaaaaagagaatcaGAAGCTATACTAcaataagatagaaagaaaaggtaaaaacaTGTAAGGGAAAACATACCTCCACAAATGGCGAAGCACCGAGACGCAGCACACTGGTTTGGAGAAGATTGACAGAAGGAAGCTTCGAGAAAAATCGCTCGGAATAGTGTTTggaagtttttgttttgttttctgaaaagcaaaagaaacTAGAAGAGGAGAAGTTTCAAATCAAGGCTCAAAAACGATTGGAAAACCAGTgggaaacccaagggtcatgcCATTAACTCCACGGATCAGCGCGCGCCACGTGGCCACATTGCGTGTAGCGCCGCCACTACGCATTAAATTCGGAACAAAACCCCAAGAGTCATAGACAGCTCAggaaaacttttcatcttctatGGTCCTCATGACATGTCATAGACGACCACAGAACCTGAGGGGCAACTGATGGGAATGACGAGGTTACATCCCATAGACGAAACTAACACTCATGACGAATATAACACTCATGACGAAGTCGTCTTGATTAACGAAGAAACCAGTCATCCCTAACAAAGGTAAGGGAGTCATTCAATATAGTCGATTAATGACCTGGGCAGTTACAAAATCAGCTAGGCAGACCATTGGGAATCTATTAAAAGCCCCATTATTGGGCAAGAGGCGTTACTAGGAAGGGCATTAACAACCACAATGGCTAGCACCCGAAGCtacatatataaagccctcacattGTCAACAGAAGGTACATATATTCACATTTTGGGAAAGCACTCGGTTTTTATCTTGTTCTTCCATTTTCATTTCATAAGGTGCTTTttattctaactttggcatcggaggcgttgtggcaggcaccacactgGTGACCCTTATAGAAGATACATTCGCGCCGATAAGGAGTTCCATCTGCCCACTTTGACTGACGAATTCACGCTTCATCACACCACATGACAGGACCTCATGCATTCCCACATAACGTCTTTGCTTttacataccaaaaaaaaaaaaaaaggataaatcaCTCCACGGTCCACACTCTaaaactaattactatcttaaatatttataatccacttaataatataaaatttacaaaataaaaaaaaagtaaaaaaaaaaaattacccactacttgatttcttgaaattaaagtacaatacaaaaaaaaaggataaaaataaattactccatagtccacactctaaatactaataattatcttaaatatttataatccacttaataatttaaaaattactaatgaaaaaaaaattccagtacTTTATTTCtcgaaagtaaagtaccatacaaaaagaaaaaccaaaaaaaaaaaataacaaataaaaataaatcactcCATAGTCTAtattctaaatactaattactatcttaaatatttataatccacttaataatataaaatttacaaaaaaaagtaaaaaaaaaaaattacacagtacttgatttcttgaaattaaagtacaatacaaaaagaataaaaaaaataaagataaatcactccaccgCCTACATtataaatactaattattatcttaaatatttataatccactaaataatataaaatttacaatagaaaaaaaaatgtgaaaaaaaaatccagtacTTTAATCTTTGAAAGTAAgataccatacaaaaagaaaagaaaaaaaaaagataaaattaaatatcTACACAATCTAcgctctaaatactaattacaatcttaaatatttataattcacttaataatacaaaattatctGCACAGAGCTTTAACCTTTTCTGAGGATAAATGACAGACACAGAGGTTTAACCTTTGATGTACACAACTGTGAGGGTGGGTCAAACCTTGTTGGTTTTGAACTATATGTGAGTAATAGAGTTCAAACTTGGGTCATAAATCATAATGGGTCAATCTTAGCCCATATATCATTAactaatagtaaaaataagttactataaattattgtttaatagtttaaaaacttaatgaaaaagctttaaaaaacaaaatggaagCTTAAAACACCACATTACAGGACCTCATGCATTTCCACATAAGGTCTTTGCTTttacataccaaaaaaaaaaaaagataaatcactccacggTCCACACTCTAAAAACTAATTacaatcttaaatatttataatccacttaataatataaaatttacaaaaaaaaaattatctagtATCCAATTGAATAGAAAATTCACTGGAAGAACCAATTAGAATAGTCTACTTGCAAAACATTTATACAATTAGTCTCTCTATGTAACCTCAACAAATGTCCGGTTTCCCCTTCCCACTGCAGTGGCTCCAAAACCTCtagaatcctttttttttttttttttttttttttaattcttatttcaCGGGATAAagataacaaattaaaagaCAGTGAAGGGCAGAAAAGAGTTACATGAAGAAAACGTAACCCAAATAACGTTTGGGACAGCAAATATGTTACATATTTTTCGAAATGTGAATGCTACACTTTGTATGTCATGCAAAAAGATGCTTAGGACAACAAAAGATTACAAGAAGCAAACAACCTCCATGATTGGAGAAATTCATATTTTTCGTTAACTTAATGCTCCACTTTGTTTGTCATGCTTCAGTAGTTCTATATACTTTCAGCCTCAACAATTTCATTCGAAGTACTGGCAGTAGCAATTTCAGATTGCCTCAATATCTCCGGATCATCATTTATGAGGCCATAATTCTCTCCAAGGATGCTTATCACATGGTACAATTCAAGGGTTGTGGGCCTTTGACAAGATAAGGGCTTAATGCAGGCACCAGCAATTTTGAGCAATTGAAAGATTTCATTATCAAAACCTAACCCAATAAGAGATTTATCAATGAAATTGCACATTAAAGAAGGGCAAGTCAAAAGACAAGTAATCCAATCAACGTAACTCCCATCCAAACGGTTTGAATAACTATTTATTTGAATGGGTGCCTTTCCTGTAATTAGCTCAAGAAGCAGAATGCCAAAATCATAGACATCCTTTTTGTAAAAATCCAACTCCCTAGCCCCACTGCCATCAAAAACTCTATTGCTCATGTCATTATCACTTGAGTTAACAAACATTAGCCCTCCAGGTTTCAATATTATTGCCTCTCCAAAATTTGATATCTTGGCCTCAAAATTCTGATCAAGCAAGATAGCTTTCGAACTCAAGCTGAGATGGACTACTGAGAAATGACAGTTATGGTGAAGGCATGCTAGGCCTCTTGCTATCCCAACGGCAATTTTAATCCTTAAAGGCCAGTCCAAGATCTTATTCTTGTCTTTTCCGGCATGTAGCCAACCATAAAGGTTACTATTCGATATATATTGGTATACTAGAAGCATTTCCTTCCTTTCTCTACAGTAACCCAAGAGGGAAATTATGTTATTGTGTCTCAATCTAGCCAAAGCTGATAGCTCAGATTTGAATTGTTTCTCAAAAGATTGAGACTCGTATAGCCTCTTAACTGCAAGGGGAGAACCATTTGGAAGCACTGCCTTGTACATTATCCCAATCTTTCCCAACCCAATGGAATTGTGTGTGTTGAAATTTCCTGTTGCTTCTTTAAGTTCTGCAAAACTCACTCTAGTAACCTTTCTGTCCGTATGAGAAATCTGTGGATCAATCATCATTTGCCATTCTGGGTTAGTGCTAATTAGAAATTACAATAGTATTTAACGCATGGGTATTTGCTTTAGGTGTCAGTATTGCTTGCCTACATCTGACACTTGCATTAGTTTCTTGTTTTAAAactggcatttaaaaaatgaaattatagaaatacaaaaaatcaacaatttaaAGTAGAGTTGCAAGTAATCACGAAAGAGAAAGATTAATAacctttttagagagagaatgctagaaaaatagcaaatttatatatatttaaaagttgaagcataacatttattgttgctacgttATTGTTGCGCTATATTAGCGGCCAAGTCATCCACTTATTTTTGACACTTTCGCTCACCTTATATTTACACTTCCTCCAACATTTCTCCctcatttttacctttttatcttCCCACTACTCTATACAATATCGTTACAATTCCTCCATTGtttcatcttccttttattttgactcttcttctccttattttatttactataaaattgctatattttttcattcaatccatatttgcCCACACAAAAAAGGtaaagactctctctctctctctctctctctctctctctctctctctctctctcttgtttattgctttttgtagatttttaattctttattgcaTCTTTGCTTTAggttaatgaatttttttgttgaattctaCTTTAGGTTTATGtgatttggttgtgttttaatttgttatcttttttattttcttttatttagttgATAGATGTTATCCTACTATAACCTTTTATAGTATATAATTAATGATATGATGTTATTTTATTACGTAgtatgacttggataattttgTGTTTGCAACTATAcatttttgagttaatttttaaatattttggaaGTGAGAATTCGAGTctatatcaaaatacaatctaCATGTCTATGTATTTGAACACgtctttcaattatttgagtaatattaattctaaatttgtgatgagatttgattatcatgataatctccttaagagaatatgaatttttttttttttttggataaagtaagagaataagaaatttgaatcattaatttgaaacttaaaaaagtttatttgtaccaaagaaaaaagaacataGCACACTATACCAAAAGTTTGAAGAATGTAGataacttccaaaaaaaaaaaataataatatcgaTCAAACACACCTAAAAAACTTTTAGGTGGAAAATTAAATGACATATTTATAAAGCtagaaagatggaaaaaaaattagaaagaattaaatttttaagGAGAACATATTgtctttaataaattttatagaataatatcaaacaagaaaagaaaagaaaaagataaacatATTTgtaaaagtatataaaaaaaattggagcaattgttgttcttttatatattacacATCATTATAAAATAGATATGAATTCCCACACATCACATGGGATTGCGATTAGTGCAAGAAATAGGTGAAGCACCAAAATGAAAAGGTGCTATCATAAATGCCGGTgccaaatctatatatatatatatatatatatatatattgttgctatacttatttttttataaacaaggGTATTTAGCATTTACATTATCGACTTATTTccaatattttctctctccattttaactattttttcccTCCACCTTACGATTATACTTCCTCCAACATTTCCccctcaattttattttcttatctcTCCACTATTCTATACTTTAACATTACAATCCATCAATCCCCTTCATATTCTACCCATTTTATTTACTACATAAAATTTTCTAGTCTCTCTTCCATTCAATCATATTGCCCATACAAAAAGGtgaaaactctctctctctattttgtttcattcttggtagatttttaattctttactGCAtctctaatttaggttgattaatttttgtgttgaattctactttgggttgatgcgatttggttgtgttttaacttgttatcttttatatatatatatatatatatatatatatatatatatatatatatttatgattgtTAGATGTTATCCTATGACATTATGTAATgatataatgttattctattatGTAGCATGACTTGAATAATTTGGTATTCACAActatactttttcttttgagtattcATCTActcatcttcttttatataaattttctacttctctcacattctctctcAATAAAGACTTGCATAATTTGGTATTCACAAatgtactttttcttttgattattcatctactcatcattttttatataaattttctacttctctcacattctctctcAATAAAGGTGATTATTCTCTCTCgattatatattatttcttgCTACTCTATCTtagattgataaatttttgtatttttgtatttatttatttatttatttttgtatttctaCTTTGGATTGATACATTTTGGTGGTGTTTTTCGAGTTCCCAGTCATATATATGTACTCTCTCTCCCTTATATAGTTTTAGTTCGAGTTAATTCTTAAATATTTGGGAAATGGGAATTAGAGTTTATATTAAAATGCAATCTACATggttatgtatttgaatgtgtctataaataatttaagtaattaaacatcaattgtaaatttgtgatgaagattgattatcatgataacctccttaagagaatgagaaatttaaataattaatttaatacttaaaaaaattttaatcgttcccaaaaaaggaaaatatagtACCAtagaacaaaatttttaaaaatatagatcatttcaaaaaagaataatatcaattaaacacataataaaataattatatattcttagTTTCTTGAAATTGTCAAATTTGTTATATACAAATTGTTTTACATGCCCTAAAAAACAACTAAGATCGTGTCTTCACTTAAAGCCATGATTTCCAATATGGAACTTCAATTACTTTGGGAGTGTGtgtaaaattatgtaaaaacaattgtgtaaaataaacactaatcttcttaaaaatatatgtaaaggTTTAACATGtagttgaaaattaaataaattagttaTTGGCCCGTGTTTtgcacaattttttctttaatttattaatttatgtagACACGTTATAAGTAAAATTATTcttcatttaatatatatatatatatatatatatatattattatataaacatttgttattattttatgttgtcCTCTTTTAATTTGTGACTAAATTcgattactttattttttccctttgaaaGCATAAATTGTAAATAATAGAATGACAAAACCAATtgagaaattttcaattaaCCACTATATAAGCTAAAAAAAAGTGTACATACTGGTAGTTAATAACACCAATGACATCAAACTTgatatttaaccaaaaaataaataaaagaaattaacaaaaaatatatatttatgtgtgtgtgcgaGCGCGTGCGTGTGtgtgggttcaaattatacttGGTGTTACTCTAAGTagtgttacaccacccaataacttattataaaattcatattttgaaaatcacgtaccgttaaattacattttctatatgtttttaacattcatgtcaatttttatgtcaattggatattatttatcacttgatctataaactcatcttttatgcattattttaaattataaaacttgaattaaacaactttgaaattttggtcactttgaaattttgcaatcaTGGAAAATATACAAAGGTAATGTAATCTATTTAAAGttgttttggagagaaaaaaaaaaggaaaaaaatattggagTATTTAATTAAAGGAGCTAATAATGGACATTTAACTACatattatttaagattttattataaAGATGGAATTTATTATGTATCTTTAAGGACAGTTTAGAGTATTTAAAGAAGTTTGCAGTGGATATTTATTACAATGGTGGAATTTATTGTTGAcacatggcaaaaa
The Quercus lobata isolate SW786 chromosome 10, ValleyOak3.0 Primary Assembly, whole genome shotgun sequence DNA segment above includes these coding regions:
- the LOC115962626 gene encoding probably inactive leucine-rich repeat receptor-like protein kinase At5g48380, with the protein product MKISHTDRKVTRVSFAELKEATGNFNTHNSIGLGKIGIMYKAVLPNGSPLAVKRLYESQSFEKQFKSELSALARLRHNNIISLLGYCRERKEMLLVYQYISNSNLYGWLHAGKDKNKILDWPLRIKIAVGIARGLACLHHNCHFSVVHLSLSSKAILLDQNFEAKISNFGEAIILKPGGLMFVNSSDNDMSNRVFDGSGARELDFYKKDVYDFGILLLELITGKAPIQINSYSNRLDGSYVDWITCLLTCPSLMCNFIDKSLIGLGFDNEIFQLLKIAGACIKPLSCQRPTTLELYHVISILGENYGLINDDPEILRQSEIATASTSNEIVEAESI